A single Halobellus ruber DNA region contains:
- a CDS encoding Lrp/AsnC family transcriptional regulator yields MADDATDDVDEAILYALQEDARNVSSGDIAERTGTSGSTVRKRIQRLESEGVIKGYSAEVDYQKSGYPLRMLLFCTASIPERGDLIPDILEIDGVVSVQELVTGDQNLLVTAVGESDSDITPVAQELLDMGLTVADEVLVRSHETTPFGRFDPRTDA; encoded by the coding sequence ATGGCCGACGACGCGACAGACGACGTCGACGAGGCGATCCTGTACGCGCTGCAAGAGGACGCCAGGAACGTGTCGTCCGGTGACATCGCCGAGCGGACCGGAACCTCCGGCAGCACCGTCCGCAAGCGCATCCAGCGGCTGGAGTCGGAAGGCGTCATCAAGGGCTACAGCGCGGAAGTCGACTACCAGAAGTCGGGGTACCCGCTCCGGATGTTGCTGTTCTGTACCGCGTCGATCCCCGAGCGTGGCGACCTCATCCCCGACATTCTCGAAATCGACGGCGTGGTCTCCGTCCAGGAGCTGGTCACCGGCGATCAGAACCTGCTGGTGACCGCCGTCGGGGAGTCCGACAGCGACATCACGCCCGTCGCACAGGAACTCCTCGACATGGGCCTGACCGTGGCCGACGAGGTCCTGGTCCGGAGCCACGAGACCACGCCGTTCGGGCGGTTCGACCCCCGAACGGACGCTTAG
- a CDS encoding sodium:calcium antiporter yields the protein MAVVVGSIGLVAVSTLVIWKGSEYFERAAERLSGFYGLPVAVHGAVVVAVGSSFPELSSVIISTVVHGEFSLGVGAIVGSAIFNLLVIPGVSAIFSENLDSNRSLIHRDTQFYIISVLLLFVVFALGATYVPGGTNRAAILTPGLALILLATYAVYLFLHQQDASGYVGADAPAISPRREWGVLAVSLVVIAVGVEGLVRAALSLGETFGTPSFLWGLTVIAAATSLPDAFVSVSAAKDGDSLTSLTNVLGSNTFNLLVAIPVGVLLAGSATIDFLVAVPTMGFLGLATLVFIVFTRTGLELTDWEAYGFLGLYAVFLVWITLESIGVIETVRGI from the coding sequence ATGGCCGTTGTAGTCGGTTCGATCGGCTTGGTCGCCGTATCGACCCTCGTCATCTGGAAGGGCAGCGAGTACTTCGAGCGGGCCGCCGAACGGCTCAGCGGATTCTACGGGCTGCCGGTGGCGGTCCACGGCGCGGTGGTGGTCGCCGTCGGCTCCAGCTTCCCGGAGCTGAGTTCGGTTATCATCAGTACGGTCGTCCACGGCGAGTTCTCCCTCGGCGTCGGTGCGATCGTCGGGAGCGCGATCTTCAACCTGCTCGTGATCCCGGGGGTCTCGGCGATCTTCAGCGAGAACCTGGACTCGAACCGGAGCCTCATCCACCGCGACACCCAGTTCTACATCATCAGCGTCCTGTTGCTGTTCGTCGTCTTCGCGCTGGGGGCGACCTACGTGCCGGGTGGGACCAACCGGGCGGCGATCCTGACTCCGGGGTTGGCCCTGATACTGCTCGCCACGTACGCCGTCTACCTCTTCCTCCACCAGCAGGACGCAAGCGGGTACGTCGGCGCCGACGCGCCCGCGATCAGCCCACGCCGCGAGTGGGGCGTCCTGGCCGTGTCGCTGGTCGTGATCGCGGTGGGCGTGGAGGGCCTCGTCCGCGCCGCCCTCTCGCTCGGGGAGACGTTCGGCACGCCGTCGTTCCTGTGGGGGCTCACCGTGATCGCGGCCGCGACGAGCCTCCCCGACGCGTTCGTCAGTGTCAGCGCCGCGAAGGACGGCGACAGCCTCACCAGCCTGACGAACGTCCTCGGGAGCAACACGTTCAACCTTCTGGTGGCGATCCCCGTTGGGGTCCTGCTCGCGGGGTCTGCGACCATCGACTTCCTGGTCGCGGTGCCGACGATGGGGTTTCTCGGCCTCGCGACGCTCGTGTTCATCGTCTTCACCCGGACCGGTCTCGAGCTGACCGACTGGGAGGCCTACGGGTTTCTCGGGCTCTACGCCGTGTTCCTGGTGTGGATCACCCTGGAGTCGATCGGCGTGATCGAGACCGTCCGGGGGATCTGA
- a CDS encoding YgaP-like transmembrane domain yields the protein MNLPENVGGRDRLARALLAALLALLTVALLGSGRRRLGVFAALGAVGFGFNAVTCFCGMNRALGVDTTGD from the coding sequence ATGAACCTCCCCGAGAACGTCGGCGGACGCGACCGCCTCGCCCGCGCACTGCTCGCTGCCCTCCTGGCGCTGCTCACCGTCGCCCTCCTCGGGTCGGGGCGACGGCGGCTCGGCGTCTTCGCGGCGCTCGGCGCCGTCGGGTTCGGCTTCAACGCCGTCACCTGCTTCTGCGGAATGAACAGGGCGCTCGGCGTCGACACCACCGGCGACTGA
- a CDS encoding aldehyde dehydrogenase family protein, with amino-acid sequence MQPHPFENELTLPAHRERGAVAEFHDAYDDAIAAVESELGASHPLVIDGEEVATDEEFTVTSPADTDLEIGTFAAGTADHVDDAVDAATAAFEAWRTYDVSERVAIFRRAAERMGDRKFELAATLTIENGKTRAEAMADVDEAIDFLRFYSRELDRNDGYQYDTGEPTPGQHCSNGLEPYGVFGVIGPFNFPCAIFTGMTAGAAITGNAVVAKPASATPLIGHKVVEILSAAGVPDGALNLVTGGGRAVGTPLVEHDDVDGIVFTGSRAVGDRIRRTFIELDKRGPVIAELGGKNPVVVTDTADLGKAVSGVANGAFGYSGQKCSATSRVYVDEGIVEAFSRELVAAAEDLPIRRPRDPEAFVSPLIDDDALERYREICEIARRDGEVLTGGSVVSSPELSAGRFVEPTVVRGIPHDHDLAREEHFLPFVTIHPVSDLDEAIRKSNDSSYGLCAGLFSEDPDEVDTWLDRIESGMCYVNRERSATTGALVQAQPFGGWKASGTTGKFAGGYWYLPQFMREQSRTVVEDVGRS; translated from the coding sequence ATGCAGCCCCACCCGTTCGAAAACGAACTGACGCTGCCGGCGCACCGAGAGCGCGGGGCCGTCGCGGAGTTCCACGACGCCTACGACGACGCGATCGCGGCCGTCGAATCCGAACTGGGCGCCTCCCACCCGCTCGTGATCGACGGCGAGGAAGTCGCCACCGACGAGGAGTTCACAGTCACAAGCCCCGCCGACACCGACCTCGAGATCGGGACGTTCGCCGCCGGGACGGCCGACCACGTCGACGACGCCGTCGACGCGGCCACGGCGGCGTTCGAGGCGTGGCGGACGTACGACGTATCTGAGCGCGTTGCGATCTTCCGCCGCGCCGCTGAGCGAATGGGCGACCGGAAGTTCGAGCTCGCGGCGACGCTGACGATCGAGAACGGCAAGACCCGCGCCGAGGCGATGGCCGACGTCGACGAGGCGATCGACTTCCTCCGGTTCTACAGCCGGGAGCTCGACCGCAACGACGGCTACCAGTACGACACCGGCGAGCCGACCCCCGGCCAGCACTGCTCGAACGGCCTCGAACCGTACGGGGTCTTCGGCGTGATCGGCCCGTTCAACTTCCCGTGTGCGATCTTCACCGGGATGACCGCCGGCGCGGCGATAACCGGCAACGCGGTCGTCGCAAAGCCCGCGAGCGCGACCCCGCTGATCGGCCACAAGGTCGTCGAGATCCTCTCGGCCGCGGGCGTGCCCGACGGCGCGCTCAACCTCGTCACCGGGGGCGGCCGCGCGGTGGGAACGCCGCTCGTCGAACACGACGACGTCGACGGGATCGTCTTCACCGGTTCCAGGGCCGTCGGCGACCGGATCCGGCGGACCTTCATCGAACTCGACAAGCGCGGCCCGGTGATCGCCGAACTGGGCGGGAAGAACCCGGTGGTCGTCACCGACACGGCGGACCTCGGGAAGGCGGTCTCGGGGGTCGCAAACGGCGCGTTCGGCTACAGCGGCCAGAAGTGCTCGGCGACCTCCCGGGTGTACGTCGACGAGGGGATCGTCGAGGCGTTCTCCCGGGAGCTGGTCGCGGCCGCCGAGGACCTCCCGATCCGTCGGCCCCGGGACCCCGAGGCGTTCGTCTCGCCGCTCATCGACGACGACGCCCTCGAACGCTACCGGGAGATCTGTGAGATCGCCCGGCGCGACGGGGAGGTCCTCACCGGCGGGTCGGTCGTGTCGTCGCCGGAGCTTTCCGCCGGCCGGTTCGTCGAGCCAACCGTCGTGCGTGGAATCCCCCACGACCACGACCTCGCACGCGAGGAACACTTCCTCCCGTTCGTGACGATCCACCCGGTATCGGACCTCGACGAGGCCATCCGGAAGTCCAACGACAGCAGCTACGGCCTCTGTGCCGGGCTGTTCTCGGAGGATCCCGACGAGGTCGACACCTGGCTGGATCGGATCGAGTCGGGGATGTGTTACGTGAACCGCGAGCGGAGCGCGACCACCGGCGCGCTCGTGCAGGCCCAGCCGTTCGGCGGGTGGAAGGCGTCGGGGACGACCGGCAAGTTCGCCGGCGGCTACTGGTACCTCCCGCAGTTTATGCGCGAGCAGAGCCGGACCGTCGTCGAGGACGTCGGCCGGTCGTGA
- a CDS encoding MFS transporter yields the protein MRDSSVPDARILSLAIARMVSALANSFLVVVLPLYIGSGAVRLPAVTGSTATVFGVGIDVSVELLIAIVLSVFGFLNSLSQPLTGSVSDRTGRRKVFLLFGLGLVATGSAGYLLFTDYLLVLAMRGLQGVGAAFSIPIAVALVNELSDSAERGNNFGLFNTFRLLGFGIGPLVAGVVVASGPYAVFGRPVSGYDAAFLVAVAGAVVSFGLVSLLITDPEPTETAGEGLSVRVRGEDGGLDPVFALALATIVMALSIAIYAPLANVINERLNQGSFLYSIQFGASILANVLFQLPIGRLSDRYGRRPFLVAGFLLLLPTTLAQGLVTSSNAMIIARFLQGVAVAAVFAPSLALAGDLAREGASGSTLSLLTMGFGLGIASGILMAGVLVSFGFVVPFAVATGAGAVGLGLIVTQVAEPDRGDSVAAPAAD from the coding sequence ATGCGCGACAGCTCCGTGCCGGACGCCCGCATCCTGTCGCTGGCGATCGCGCGGATGGTCAGCGCCCTGGCGAACTCGTTTCTGGTCGTCGTGCTTCCGCTCTACATCGGGAGCGGGGCGGTGCGGCTCCCGGCAGTCACCGGATCGACCGCGACCGTGTTCGGCGTCGGAATCGACGTCAGCGTGGAACTGTTGATCGCGATCGTGTTGTCGGTGTTCGGGTTTCTCAACAGCCTGAGCCAGCCGCTCACCGGATCCGTCTCCGACCGCACCGGGCGCCGGAAGGTGTTTCTCCTCTTCGGGCTCGGCCTCGTCGCGACCGGGAGCGCGGGCTATCTGCTCTTCACCGACTACCTGCTCGTACTGGCGATGCGCGGGCTGCAGGGCGTCGGCGCCGCGTTCTCGATTCCGATCGCGGTGGCGCTCGTCAACGAACTCTCCGACTCGGCGGAGCGCGGGAACAACTTCGGCCTGTTCAACACGTTTCGACTCCTCGGCTTCGGGATCGGCCCGCTGGTCGCCGGAGTCGTCGTCGCAAGCGGCCCCTACGCCGTCTTCGGCCGACCGGTCTCGGGGTACGACGCCGCGTTCCTGGTGGCAGTTGCCGGCGCCGTGGTGAGTTTCGGCCTCGTTTCCCTGCTGATCACCGACCCCGAGCCGACCGAAACCGCGGGCGAGGGGCTCTCGGTCCGCGTCCGCGGCGAGGACGGGGGGCTGGATCCGGTGTTCGCACTCGCGCTCGCGACGATCGTGATGGCGCTGTCGATCGCGATCTACGCCCCGCTGGCGAACGTCATCAACGAGCGGCTCAACCAGGGCAGCTTCCTGTACTCGATCCAGTTCGGCGCGTCGATCCTGGCGAACGTGCTGTTCCAGCTTCCGATCGGCCGGCTCAGCGACCGGTACGGTCGGCGGCCGTTCCTGGTCGCCGGCTTTCTCCTCCTTTTGCCGACGACCCTGGCACAGGGGCTCGTCACCTCCTCCAACGCGATGATCATCGCCCGCTTCCTCCAGGGCGTCGCGGTCGCGGCCGTGTTCGCCCCGTCGCTGGCACTCGCCGGGGACTTGGCGCGCGAGGGGGCGTCGGGGTCGACGCTGTCGCTCCTGACGATGGGGTTCGGGCTCGGCATCGCCTCGGGGATCCTGATGGCCGGCGTTTTAGTCAGTTTCGGGTTCGTGGTTCCGTTCGCGGTGGCGACCGGGGCCGGCGCCGTGGGGTTGGGGCTGATCGTCACACAGGTCGCGGAACCCGACAGGGGCGATTCCGTCGCTGCCCCGGCTGCCGACTGA
- a CDS encoding ABC transporter substrate-binding protein, producing the protein MSSQDDDGRLPSRRTFIRASGVAALAGIAGCSGGGGGDGGGGGDGGGSGDGGGSGDGGDGGGGGSGAAVEVLHGWTGGDGAKAADALAEAFDENVDDFELDMNPIGGGGNQNLDAVVANRLQSNDPPGSFANWPGPNLLRYEGVLGSVDDVWEENNFEDVMIQEAIDLHKQNGSYRAVPLGSHRLNCLFYNVSVVEEAGIDVDSLTSPSALIDAFETVQSETDAVPMTHAMSGTWTTTQLWAAVMLGVNGYQSYMDFIGGEGSESDVRAAFETTAEMLENYISEDAASIGLTESNQNIIEGNAAFIHQGNWAAGAFRNAEDFDYDEDWGFKTFPGTEGMYTLHFDSFLYPSNNPTPEASTVWEAFVGSEEAQIAFNQFKGSIPTRTDVSMDQFGPYLQETAKDFAEAENRPPTLQHGLAVPSETMTQLNEVISSEFTGPYNVDAATQGFLDAVSN; encoded by the coding sequence ATGTCTAGCCAAGATGACGACGGACGGTTGCCGTCCCGACGAACGTTCATTCGAGCGTCGGGTGTTGCGGCGCTCGCAGGAATCGCCGGCTGCAGCGGCGGCGGTGGCGGAGACGGCGGCGGTGGCGGAGACGGCGGCGGTAGCGGAGACGGCGGAGGTAGCGGAGACGGCGGAGACGGCGGGGGCGGCGGCTCCGGCGCCGCTGTCGAGGTGCTCCACGGCTGGACCGGCGGCGACGGCGCCAAGGCGGCCGACGCACTCGCGGAAGCGTTCGACGAGAACGTCGACGACTTCGAGCTCGATATGAACCCGATCGGCGGCGGCGGGAACCAGAACCTGGATGCGGTCGTTGCGAACCGGCTCCAGAGCAACGACCCGCCGGGGTCGTTCGCCAACTGGCCGGGCCCGAACCTCCTGCGCTACGAGGGCGTCCTCGGCAGCGTCGACGACGTCTGGGAGGAGAACAACTTCGAGGACGTGATGATCCAGGAGGCCATCGACCTCCACAAGCAGAACGGGAGCTACCGGGCGGTCCCGCTCGGATCCCACCGCCTGAACTGCCTGTTCTACAACGTTTCGGTCGTCGAGGAGGCCGGCATCGACGTGGATTCGCTGACGAGCCCCTCGGCGCTCATCGACGCCTTCGAGACGGTCCAAAGTGAGACCGACGCGGTCCCGATGACCCACGCGATGTCGGGCACGTGGACGACGACCCAGCTGTGGGCCGCCGTGATGCTCGGCGTCAACGGCTATCAGTCCTATATGGACTTCATCGGGGGCGAAGGCTCCGAGAGCGATGTCCGCGCGGCGTTCGAGACGACCGCGGAGATGCTGGAGAACTACATCAGCGAGGACGCCGCCTCGATCGGGCTAACCGAGTCCAACCAGAACATCATCGAGGGCAACGCCGCGTTCATCCACCAGGGCAACTGGGCGGCGGGCGCGTTCCGGAACGCCGAGGACTTCGATTACGACGAGGACTGGGGCTTCAAGACCTTCCCCGGCACGGAGGGGATGTACACCCTCCACTTCGACTCGTTCCTCTACCCGTCGAACAACCCGACCCCCGAGGCCTCGACGGTCTGGGAGGCGTTCGTCGGCAGCGAGGAAGCACAGATCGCGTTCAACCAGTTCAAGGGGTCGATCCCGACCCGGACCGACGTGAGTATGGACCAGTTCGGTCCGTACCTCCAGGAGACCGCGAAGGACTTCGCCGAAGCGGAGAATCGGCCCCCGACGCTCCAGCACGGGCTCGCGGTGCCCTCCGAGACGATGACCCAGCTCAACGAGGTCATCTCCTCGGAGTTCACCGGCCCGTACAACGTCGACGCGGCGACGCAGGGCTTCCTGGACGCAGTGTCGAACTGA
- a CDS encoding carbohydrate ABC transporter permease: MFDLYRRLSGALGRSSQDDEARTDGGVVSDRSAPDPGSESEPGPLARAGAAVDRRFGSDFFESSLFWLPPFLLMALFVYGAIIWNLLISLTEYQGFANAPDYSNLDFSMYARALGDTGFIDAAVNTLILLVAFTGATLAVGLVLAILIDRGIRFENAFRTIYLLPMSLSFVVTAQFWLWMYNFNNGIVNLLLGVVGIGPISFLGNQTIVLWAVIFALMWQFSGYAMVVYLAGLRAIPTEHYEAAQVDGASTLKMYWRVIIPQLKGATISAAVVLMVFGMKAFDFLYSLVGGYRPPNGADILATKMVREAYANLNWAYGAAIAIVLFAMALGVIGPYLVYEYRRDNL, translated from the coding sequence ATGTTCGACCTCTACCGTCGGCTGTCCGGCGCTCTCGGTCGGTCATCGCAGGATGACGAGGCGCGCACTGACGGCGGCGTCGTGAGCGACCGCTCGGCTCCGGATCCCGGCTCGGAGTCGGAACCGGGCCCGCTCGCCCGCGCCGGCGCGGCGGTAGACCGGCGGTTCGGGAGCGACTTCTTCGAGTCCTCGCTGTTCTGGCTGCCGCCGTTCCTGCTGATGGCGCTTTTCGTCTACGGCGCCATCATCTGGAACCTGCTCATCTCCCTGACCGAGTACCAGGGCTTCGCGAACGCGCCCGACTACAGCAACCTCGATTTCAGCATGTACGCCCGGGCGCTCGGGGATACGGGGTTCATCGATGCCGCGGTCAACACCCTGATACTGCTTGTCGCGTTCACCGGCGCGACGCTCGCCGTGGGGCTCGTCCTCGCGATCCTGATCGACCGGGGGATCCGCTTCGAGAACGCCTTCCGGACGATCTACCTCCTGCCGATGAGCCTCTCGTTTGTGGTGACCGCGCAGTTCTGGCTGTGGATGTACAACTTCAACAACGGGATCGTGAACCTCCTGCTCGGCGTCGTCGGGATCGGCCCGATCAGCTTCCTCGGGAACCAGACGATCGTGCTCTGGGCGGTCATCTTCGCGTTGATGTGGCAGTTCTCGGGGTACGCGATGGTCGTGTACCTCGCGGGGCTCCGCGCGATCCCCACCGAACACTACGAGGCGGCCCAGGTCGACGGCGCGTCGACGCTGAAGATGTACTGGCGGGTGATCATCCCGCAGCTGAAAGGTGCGACCATCAGCGCCGCGGTCGTGCTGATGGTGTTCGGGATGAAGGCCTTCGACTTCCTCTACTCGCTCGTTGGCGGCTACCGCCCACCCAACGGCGCGGACATCCTGGCGACGAAGATGGTGCGTGAAGCGTACGCGAACCTCAACTGGGCGTACGGGGCGGCGATCGCGATCGTGCTGTTCGCGATGGCGCTGGGCGTCATCGGGCCGTACCTCGTCTACGAGTACCGGAGGGATAACCTATGA
- a CDS encoding carbohydrate ABC transporter permease: MSDANVRRATRAARLRRSIEQTGPAEILLYAVLVAMAGFYLVPIESGLVTSIKTNTAIIETAPFAPPGGEGVTLEKWQAAIDALLRGMGNSLLYAVPATVLSAVLGSITAYGLTMPNWSRAYKAPLIALIVAGIFIPYQAVLVPLTQFWSQWVQLTQLLSFLWGFGIPNDYAGIIELVITHVAYGLPICTLLFRTYYKTMSTEMIESARLDGASLRRVYRRIVLPLSGPMFAVVLIYQFTQIWNDLLFTLVLVSTESSPAAPVVLILAGLGSSLEGQDFALRMAGAFFAALPTLAVYIFFGEEFAEGVSA, translated from the coding sequence ATGAGCGACGCCAACGTGCGCCGCGCGACCCGTGCGGCGCGACTCCGTCGGAGTATCGAACAGACGGGCCCGGCCGAGATCCTCCTGTACGCCGTGTTGGTCGCGATGGCCGGCTTCTACCTCGTGCCGATCGAGTCCGGGCTGGTCACGTCGATCAAGACCAACACCGCGATCATCGAGACGGCGCCGTTCGCCCCGCCCGGCGGCGAGGGCGTGACCCTTGAGAAGTGGCAGGCCGCAATCGACGCGCTGCTGCGCGGGATGGGCAACAGCCTGCTGTACGCCGTCCCCGCCACCGTCCTCTCGGCGGTGCTCGGCAGCATCACCGCCTACGGGCTGACGATGCCGAACTGGAGCCGGGCGTACAAGGCGCCGCTGATCGCGCTCATCGTGGCCGGGATCTTCATCCCCTACCAGGCGGTGTTGGTGCCGCTGACGCAGTTCTGGTCGCAGTGGGTCCAACTCACCCAGCTGCTGTCGTTCCTCTGGGGCTTCGGCATCCCCAACGATTACGCGGGGATCATCGAACTGGTGATCACCCACGTCGCCTACGGGCTGCCGATCTGTACGCTCCTGTTCCGGACGTACTACAAGACGATGAGCACCGAAATGATCGAGTCCGCCCGCCTCGACGGGGCGTCGCTCCGCCGCGTCTACCGCCGGATCGTCCTCCCGCTGTCGGGGCCGATGTTCGCCGTCGTGCTCATCTACCAGTTCACTCAGATCTGGAACGACCTGCTTTTCACGCTGGTGTTAGTCTCCACGGAGTCGAGCCCGGCGGCGCCCGTCGTGTTGATCCTCGCAGGGCTGGGTTCCTCGCTGGAGGGACAGGACTTCGCGCTCCGGATGGCGGGAGCGTTCTTCGCGGCGCTGCCGACGCTCGCGGTGTACATCTTCTTCGGCGAGGAGTTCGCCGAGGGGGTGTCGGCGTGA